A window of the Tachyglossus aculeatus isolate mTacAcu1 chromosome 2, mTacAcu1.pri, whole genome shotgun sequence genome harbors these coding sequences:
- the LOC119943136 gene encoding LOW QUALITY PROTEIN: olfactory receptor 52J3-like (The sequence of the model RefSeq protein was modified relative to this genomic sequence to represent the inferred CDS: deleted 1 base in 1 codon) translates to MSAPNQSSLYPVSFTLLGIPGLEAAHIWIAFPICLMYLTALVGNGIMLLVIGRKPGLHSPMFFFLCFLATTDIFLSSATIPKMLSIMWFQAREISFNSCIAQMVFIHLFTGVESGILVAMAFDRYIAICHPLRYRVILTDRLVVKLGLTALMRPLLIVLPFILLIKRLHFCKATILHHSYCEHMGIAKLACSDIRVNVVYGLTGALLVFSIDLILIGLSYSLILQAVLRLPTKDAQVKAFSTCGSHVSVMMVFYTPALFSFLTHRFGHHVPRFVHILLANFYVVLPPMLNPIIYGVKTKQICESILRTFQKKRIN, encoded by the exons ATGTCAGCTCCCAACCAGAGCAGTCTCTACCCAGTATCATTTACCCTGCTGGGCATCCCGGGCCTGGAGGCGGCCCACATCTGGATCGCCTTCCCCATCTGTCTCATGTACCTCACGGCCCTTGTAGGCAATGGCATCATGCTCCTGGTCATTGGGAGGAAGCCCGGCCTCCACTcccccatgttcttcttcctctgtTTTCTGGCAACCACCGACATCTTCCTGTCTTCAGCTACCATCCCCAAGATGCTCTCCATCATGtggttccaggctagagagatCAGCTTCAACTCCTGCATTGCCCAGATGGTTTTCATCCACTTGTTTACAGGGGTGGAATCCGGAATCCTGGTGGCCATGGCGTTCGACCGCTATATAGCCATCTGCCACCCGCTGAGATACAGAGTGATCTTGACCGACAGGCTTGTGGTCAAGTTGGGATTGACAGCCCTCATGAGGCCTCTGCTGATCGTTCTTCCTTTTATCTTGCTCATCAAGCGACTACACTTCTGCAAAGCCACCATTCTCCATCACTCCTACTGTGAGCACATGGGCATCGCCAAGCTGGCATGCTCAGATATCAGAGTAAATGTTGTGTATGGGCTAACTGGAGCTCTGCTGGTCTTTTCCATTGAC TTAATCTTGATTGGGCTGTCCTATTCTCTGATTCTCCAGGCAGTCTTGAGACTTCCCACCAAAGACGCCCAGGTCAAAGCCTTCAGCACCTGTGGCTCCCATGTCAGTGTCATGATGGTGTTCTAcactccagccctgttctccttcctgaccCATCGCTTTGGCCACCACGTCCCCCGTTTTGTCCACATCCTGCTGGCAAATTTCTATGTTGTCCTGCCGCCCATGCTCAACCCCATCATCTATGGTGTGAAGACCAAGCAGATTTGCGAGAGCATCCTGAGAACTTTCCAGAAGAAGAGAATCAACTAA
- the LOC119943152 gene encoding olfactory receptor 56A4-like translates to MSFRSNNSFIQPSEFHLMCLPGIRSHQLGFSVLLALLLIVALGANALLLLTIRLEESLHQPMYHLLSLLSLLDLVLCLTVIPKILAIFWFGWWSINFEGCLLQMLIMNSFLAMESSTFLVMAYDRYVAICHPLRYPSIVTDHFVAKAAIFIVARNLLLLAPVPILSAQLHYCGNTTIRNCFCANLSVSQLSCGNITLNKLYQFVVGWTLLGSDLILIILSYTFILHAVLRLKAVGAVAKALSTCGSYLILILFFSTILLVLVLTNVVKEKVHADIPVLFNVLHHIIPAALNPIVYGVRTKEIKEGIHRVLRKDLLQIGEPQAAFIMKLTLVPASDLPVLPTHFLPSMDSFRSLNPLTDGYFIVSLQDGLTIEVALEKNFRKVLHMTLLHYIAGAV, encoded by the exons ATGTCATTTCGCAGCAACAACTCCTTCATTCAGCCCTCTGAATTCCATCTCATGTGCCTCCCTGGGATCCGGAGCCATCAACTCGGGTTCTCTGTTCTCCTGGCCCTGCTCTTAATCGTGGCCCTAGGGGCCAATGCTTTGCTCTTGCTGACCATCCGGCTGGAGGAGTCTCTGCACCAGCCCATGTAccacctcctcagcctcctctccctcctggacctcGTTCTCTGTCTCACTGTCATCCCCAAGATCTTGGCCATCTTCTGGTTTGGCTGGTGGTCCATCAACTTTGAAGGCTGCTTATTGCAGATGCTCATCATGAACAGCTTCCTGGCCATGGAGTCCTCTACCTTCTTGGTCatggcttatgaccgctatgtggccatctgccacccactGCGGTACCCATCCATTGTCACTGACCACTTTGTTGCTAAAGCAGCCATCTTCATCGTGGCTCGCAACTTACTGCTCCTGGCGCCTGTGCCCATCCTCTCTGCCCAGCTACACTACTGTGGGAACACCACCATTAGGAACTGTTTTTGTGCCAACCTGTCTGTGTCACAGCTCTCCTGTGGAAATATTACCCTGAATAAACTCTACCAGTTTGTGGTGGGTTGGACCCTGCTGGGCTCTGACCTGATCCTCATCATCCTCTCCTACACCTTCATCCTGCATGCCGTGCTTCGTCTAAAGGCTGTGGGGGCAGTGGCCAAGGCCCTGAGCACCTGCGGATCCtatctcatcctcatcctcttcttcagcACCATCCTGCTTGTCCTGGTCCTCACTAATGTGGTCAAGGAGAAAGTCCATGCCGACATCCCCGTCCTCTTCAATGTCCTGCACCATATCATCCCTGCCGCCCTGAACCCCATTGTCTATGGGGTGCGGACCAAGGAGATCAAGGAGGGGATCCACAGGGTCCTGAGGAAG GATCTGTTGCAGATTGGTGAGCCCCAGGCTGCTTTCATCATGAAGCTGACCCTGGTGCCTGCCTCCGACCTTCCT GTTCTTCCAACTCATTTTTTGCCATCCATGGATTCCTTCAGGAGCCTAAACCCTCTGACAG ATGGCTACTTCATAGTATCTCTCCAAGATGGCTTGACCATTGAGGTGGCCTTGGAAAAAAACTTCCGCAAAGTGTTGCACATGACATTACTGCATTACATTGCTGGTGCAGTATGA